The following proteins come from a genomic window of Pseudomonas sp. Z8(2022):
- a CDS encoding alpha-2-macroglobulin family protein, whose product MPNKGLLLALVLTLLSACDSSQPPATVTPAAPAAQQPQAPKPAVDREALAKRYAGRELEVVDVSEVQLDGASALSVTFSIPLDPDQPFAERLHLVDSVSGKVDGAWELTDNLSELRLRHLEPKRKLSLTIDAGLKSINGGKLAKEHVSRFETRDLQASVGFASRGSLLPTRLAEGLPVIALNVDKVNVEFFRIKPEALPNFLSRWGRASNLDTWEARELLPMAELVYGGRFDLNPARNTRETLLLPIAGLEPFKQPGVYLAVMREAGSYSYSQPATLFSLSDIGLSAHRYRDRLDVFTQALEGGKAQSGVQLELLDGDGALLAEGKTDSAGHAQLPLPAKAQVLLAKQDEQTSLLRLNTPALDLAEFDITGPKAHALQFFVFGPRDLYRPGETVLLNGLLRDADGSPVKAQPVSVEVRRPDEQVSRKFVWNAGDNGLYQYQLPLAEEAPTGRWQLLLDLGDGNPQLYEFLVEDFLPERMALELKGQDQPYAPGDSAEFAVTGRYLYGAPAAGNRLTGQLYVRPLREAVASLPGYQFGDITEPDLSQDQELDEVNLDDQGRAVLRPENRWGDAKSPLRLILQASLQESGGRPITRRIVQPVWPAERLPGLRGLFDGEEVDADSLAEFEILVADASGNKLAADNLNVRLVRERRDYFWSFSDGEGWRHNYNEKFLTLSDEPLKIAAGGTAKVSFPVEWGPYRVEVVDSQTGLVSSLRFWAGYRWQDNADGGAVRPDQVKLALDKPAYSAGDVARITVTPPAAGNGYLLVESSEGPLWWQEISVPAEGKTFELPIDKKWARHDLYLSALVVRPGERKAQVTPKRAVGLLHLPLERAPRKLAVSLEAPEKMRPKQPLKVKVSARNADGSIPDKVHVLVAAVDVGILNITSYATPDPFANFFGRKAYGADQLDIYGQLIEAQGRVASLAFGGDAGLAAGGKRPDTSVLIVALQSDALKLNDKGEGEVSLDIPDFNGELRLMAQAWTDERFGMAEAKTVVAAPLIAELSMPRFLAGGDETTLALDLTNLSGAEQQLDVQVSVEGQLRLLNQGEAPIRLNDGQRTTLRIPVRAEGGLGQGRIHVEVQGLALPNETLGDFSREWTLGIRPAYPAQLQHFRAVLGEGEPWTLPAGTLNQFEPAGLEAVLALSSRPPLNLGEQIRALKAYPYGCLEQTTSGLYPSLYADAASLKRLGLEGEPDEQRRKSIELGIERLLGMQRYNGGFGLWSAESEEEYWLTAYVTDFLLRAREQGFGVPPEALKKANDRLLRYLQQSSLIEASYSQDFAHTRFAVQAYAGYVLARSQQAPLGALRSLFDRRNEARSGLPLVQLAAALKLMGDAPRAEQALNQGLIQQRDGERWMADYGSPLRDQALILALLEEHDLAAGQREQRLFNLADELAAQRWLSTQERNALFLAGRGVLGKPEQAWSAALASGAFQFELSNQQPGIKLERAELAEPLTVNNSGSTKLYQQLTLSGYPSQAPRAGGENLSIEREYLGMDGRPLDLQRLDSGELVLVHLAVRAKQRVPDALVVDLLPAGLELENQNLAQSAASLDDAGSNVKEWRRSMQNARIKHQEYRGDRYVAAVDVQEYGTTHLLYLARAVTPGHYRVPPPQVESMYRPSWQALGSAPSSLVVRGR is encoded by the coding sequence ATGCCGAACAAAGGACTGCTTCTGGCCTTGGTGCTGACCCTGCTCAGCGCCTGTGATTCCTCCCAGCCCCCTGCCACGGTGACCCCAGCCGCTCCGGCCGCGCAACAGCCGCAGGCGCCCAAGCCTGCGGTCGACCGCGAGGCGCTGGCCAAGCGCTACGCCGGGCGCGAGCTGGAGGTGGTCGATGTTTCCGAAGTACAGCTCGATGGTGCCAGCGCGCTGTCGGTGACCTTCTCCATTCCGCTGGACCCCGACCAGCCCTTCGCCGAACGCCTGCATCTGGTCGACAGCGTCTCGGGCAAGGTCGATGGCGCCTGGGAGCTGACCGACAATCTCAGTGAGCTGCGCCTGCGTCACCTGGAGCCCAAGCGCAAGCTTTCGCTGACCATCGATGCCGGGCTGAAGTCGATCAACGGCGGCAAGCTCGCCAAAGAGCATGTCAGCCGCTTCGAAACCCGCGACCTGCAGGCCAGTGTCGGTTTTGCCAGCCGTGGCTCGCTGCTGCCGACCCGCCTGGCCGAAGGCCTGCCGGTGATCGCGCTGAACGTCGACAAGGTCAACGTCGAGTTCTTCCGCATCAAGCCCGAGGCGCTGCCGAACTTCCTCTCGCGCTGGGGCCGCGCCAGCAATCTGGATACCTGGGAGGCGCGCGAGCTGCTGCCGATGGCTGAGCTGGTCTATGGCGGCCGCTTCGACCTGAACCCGGCGCGCAATACCCGTGAAACCCTGCTGCTGCCCATTGCCGGCCTGGAGCCGTTCAAACAGCCTGGCGTCTATCTGGCCGTGATGCGTGAGGCTGGCAGTTACAGCTATTCGCAGCCGGCCACGCTGTTTTCCCTGAGCGATATCGGCCTCTCCGCCCATCGCTATCGCGACCGTCTCGACGTGTTCACCCAGGCGCTGGAAGGTGGCAAGGCGCAGTCCGGCGTGCAGCTCGAACTGCTCGACGGCGACGGCGCGCTGCTGGCTGAGGGCAAGACCGATTCGGCCGGCCATGCGCAACTTCCGCTGCCAGCCAAGGCCCAGGTGCTACTGGCCAAGCAGGACGAGCAGACCAGCCTGCTGCGCTTGAACACGCCGGCGCTGGACCTGGCCGAGTTCGACATCACCGGGCCCAAGGCGCACGCGCTGCAGTTCTTCGTGTTCGGCCCGCGCGATCTGTATCGCCCCGGCGAGACCGTGCTGCTCAACGGCCTGCTGCGCGATGCCGACGGCAGCCCGGTCAAGGCCCAGCCGGTCAGCGTCGAGGTGCGCCGTCCGGATGAGCAGGTCAGCCGCAAGTTCGTCTGGAATGCTGGCGATAACGGCCTCTATCAATATCAGTTGCCGCTGGCCGAAGAGGCGCCGACCGGTCGCTGGCAGTTGTTGCTCGATCTGGGCGACGGCAACCCGCAGCTTTACGAATTCCTCGTCGAAGACTTCCTGCCCGAGCGCATGGCCCTGGAGCTCAAGGGCCAGGACCAGCCCTACGCACCAGGTGATAGCGCCGAGTTCGCGGTGACCGGACGTTACCTCTACGGCGCACCGGCCGCCGGTAATCGCCTGACCGGGCAACTCTACGTGCGCCCGCTGCGTGAGGCAGTGGCGAGCTTGCCGGGATATCAGTTCGGCGATATCACCGAGCCCGACCTGAGCCAGGACCAGGAGCTCGACGAGGTCAATCTCGACGACCAGGGCCGCGCCGTGCTGCGCCCGGAAAACCGCTGGGGTGACGCCAAGTCGCCGCTGCGTCTGATCCTCCAGGCCAGCCTGCAGGAGTCCGGTGGCCGCCCGATCACCCGCCGCATCGTCCAGCCGGTATGGCCTGCCGAGCGCCTGCCGGGCCTGCGTGGCCTGTTCGACGGCGAGGAAGTCGACGCCGACAGCCTGGCCGAATTCGAAATCCTGGTGGCCGATGCCTCCGGTAACAAGCTGGCCGCCGACAACCTCAACGTGCGCCTGGTGCGCGAACGCCGCGACTATTTCTGGAGCTTCTCCGACGGTGAAGGCTGGCGTCACAACTACAACGAGAAATTCCTCACCCTCAGCGACGAGCCGCTGAAGATCGCTGCCGGTGGGACTGCCAAGGTCAGCTTCCCGGTGGAGTGGGGCCCGTATCGGGTCGAGGTTGTAGACAGCCAGACCGGTCTGGTCAGCAGCCTGCGTTTCTGGGCCGGCTACCGCTGGCAGGACAACGCCGATGGCGGCGCTGTGCGCCCGGACCAGGTCAAGCTGGCGCTGGATAAACCCGCCTATTCCGCCGGTGATGTGGCCAGGATCACCGTCACCCCGCCGGCTGCCGGCAACGGCTACCTGCTGGTCGAGTCCAGCGAGGGGCCGCTGTGGTGGCAGGAAATCAGCGTGCCGGCCGAAGGCAAGACCTTCGAGTTGCCCATCGACAAGAAATGGGCGCGTCATGACCTCTATCTCAGTGCTTTGGTGGTTCGTCCCGGCGAGCGCAAGGCGCAGGTCACGCCCAAACGTGCCGTCGGCTTGCTGCACCTGCCGCTGGAGCGCGCTCCGCGCAAGCTGGCAGTCAGCCTGGAAGCACCGGAGAAAATGCGTCCCAAGCAGCCGCTGAAGGTCAAGGTCAGCGCGCGTAACGCCGACGGCAGCATTCCTGACAAGGTGCATGTGCTGGTCGCCGCGGTGGACGTGGGCATCCTCAATATCACCAGTTATGCCACGCCCGATCCTTTCGCCAACTTCTTCGGGCGCAAGGCCTATGGCGCTGACCAGCTGGATATCTACGGCCAACTGATCGAAGCCCAAGGACGTGTCGCCAGCCTGGCCTTCGGTGGTGATGCCGGCCTTGCCGCCGGTGGCAAACGCCCGGATACCAGTGTGCTGATCGTCGCCCTGCAGAGCGATGCGCTGAAACTGAACGACAAGGGCGAGGGCGAAGTCAGCCTGGATATCCCCGACTTCAACGGCGAGCTGCGACTGATGGCCCAGGCCTGGACCGACGAGCGCTTCGGCATGGCCGAGGCCAAGACGGTGGTCGCTGCGCCGCTGATCGCCGAACTGTCGATGCCGCGTTTCCTTGCCGGTGGTGACGAAACCACCCTGGCGCTGGACCTGACCAACCTGTCCGGTGCCGAGCAGCAGCTCGACGTGCAGGTCAGTGTGGAAGGCCAACTGCGTCTGCTCAACCAGGGTGAGGCGCCGATCCGTCTGAACGACGGCCAGCGCACCACACTGCGGATTCCGGTGCGCGCCGAAGGTGGCCTGGGGCAGGGGCGTATCCACGTCGAGGTGCAGGGCCTGGCTCTGCCGAACGAGACGCTGGGCGACTTCAGTCGCGAATGGACGCTGGGCATTCGCCCGGCCTACCCGGCGCAGCTGCAACACTTCCGTGCGGTACTGGGGGAGGGCGAGCCCTGGACCCTGCCGGCCGGTACCTTGAACCAGTTCGAGCCTGCCGGGCTGGAGGCGGTGCTGGCGCTGTCGAGCCGGCCGCCGCTGAACCTCGGTGAGCAGATCCGTGCACTCAAGGCCTATCCGTACGGGTGTCTGGAGCAGACCACCAGCGGCCTGTACCCCTCGCTCTACGCCGACGCCGCGAGCCTCAAGCGCCTGGGACTGGAAGGCGAGCCGGACGAACAGCGGCGCAAGAGCATCGAGCTGGGCATCGAGCGCCTGCTCGGCATGCAGCGGTATAACGGTGGCTTCGGCCTGTGGAGCGCCGAGAGCGAAGAGGAATACTGGCTCACCGCTTATGTCACCGATTTCCTCCTGCGCGCCCGCGAGCAGGGTTTCGGCGTGCCACCGGAGGCGCTGAAGAAGGCCAATGACCGCCTGCTGCGCTACCTGCAGCAGAGCAGCCTGATCGAGGCCAGTTACAGCCAGGACTTCGCCCACACCCGCTTCGCAGTGCAGGCGTACGCCGGCTACGTTCTGGCGCGCAGTCAGCAGGCGCCACTGGGCGCACTGCGCAGCCTGTTCGACCGCCGCAACGAGGCTCGCTCCGGCCTGCCGCTGGTGCAACTGGCCGCCGCGCTGAAACTGATGGGCGATGCGCCGCGTGCCGAGCAGGCGCTGAACCAGGGGCTGATCCAGCAGCGTGATGGCGAGCGCTGGATGGCCGACTACGGCAGCCCGCTACGTGATCAGGCGCTGATTCTCGCCTTGCTGGAAGAGCACGACCTGGCTGCCGGCCAGCGTGAGCAGCGGCTGTTCAACCTGGCTGATGAACTGGCCGCACAGCGCTGGCTGTCGACCCAGGAGCGCAACGCGCTGTTCCTTGCAGGTCGCGGTGTTCTCGGCAAGCCGGAGCAGGCCTGGAGCGCTGCGCTTGCCAGCGGCGCCTTCCAGTTCGAACTGAGCAACCAGCAGCCCGGCATCAAGCTCGAGCGTGCCGAACTGGCCGAGCCGCTCACTGTGAACAATTCCGGCAGCACCAAGCTGTATCAGCAGCTGACCCTGTCCGGTTATCCCAGCCAGGCGCCGCGTGCCGGTGGCGAGAATCTCAGTATCGAGCGCGAATACCTCGGCATGGATGGCCGTCCGCTCGATCTGCAGCGTCTGGACAGTGGCGAGCTGGTACTGGTGCACCTGGCCGTGCGGGCCAAACAGCGTGTACCGGATGCCCTGGTAGTGGACCTGCTGCCGGCCGGCCTGGAGCTGGAGAACCAGAACCTGGCGCAAAGCGCGGCGAGCCTCGATGACGCCGGCAGCAACGTCAAGGAATGGCGCCGGTCGATGCAGAACGCGCGGATCAAGCACCAGGAATACCGTGGTGATCGCTACGTGGCGGCGGTGGACGTGCAGGAGTACGGCACAACCCATCTGCTCTATCTGGCTCGCGCCGTGACTCCAGGCCACTACCGCGTGCCGCCACCTCAGGTGGAGTCCATGTACCGGCCGAGCTGGCAGGCGTTGGGAAGCGCGCCGTCGTCGCTGGTGGTAAGGGGGCGTTAA
- a CDS encoding sensor domain-containing diguanylate cyclase — MLSAALPSNETQRQQALERQELVDTPADPYLDTLTRITRDLFDVKIVLISLIDKDRQWFKSRQGLAVAETPRSLSFCAHAIAQDDLLVVEDNLEDPRFCDNPLVLEPPHVRFYAGVPLHDAAGMALGTLCLIDTVPRRLDAQQLARLRDMAYLIEGYLKLLDSSKQTQQLRDALSQEQRKGMLDALTQLWNRTGLRHFLPLEQAAAERNGLHLGLIYCDLDHFKQVNDKYGHAGGDHVLWESARRMSTAVRPQDVVTRTGGEEFVILAQVHDEQELLQIAERIRLAIASQPMQLEQAEVQQTVSLGCTLLTSGENAMDALKRADQALYRAKHSGRNRSELAPGAH; from the coding sequence ATGCTCAGCGCCGCGCTTCCCAGCAATGAGACCCAACGCCAGCAGGCGCTGGAACGTCAGGAGCTGGTCGATACGCCCGCCGATCCCTACCTCGACACCCTGACACGCATCACCCGGGACCTGTTCGACGTGAAGATCGTGCTGATCAGCCTGATCGACAAGGACCGCCAGTGGTTCAAGAGCCGTCAGGGCCTGGCAGTCGCCGAAACGCCACGCAGCCTCTCCTTCTGTGCCCATGCCATCGCCCAGGACGACCTGCTGGTAGTGGAAGACAACCTCGAAGACCCGCGCTTTTGCGATAACCCGCTGGTGCTGGAGCCGCCCCACGTGCGCTTCTACGCCGGGGTGCCGCTGCACGACGCTGCCGGCATGGCCCTCGGCACGCTTTGTCTGATCGACACTGTTCCGCGTCGACTTGACGCTCAGCAGCTGGCGCGTCTCAGGGACATGGCCTACCTGATCGAGGGTTATCTGAAGCTGCTCGATAGCTCAAAGCAAACCCAACAACTGCGTGATGCTCTCAGCCAGGAGCAGCGCAAGGGCATGCTCGACGCATTGACCCAGCTGTGGAACCGCACCGGCCTGCGCCATTTTCTGCCTCTGGAGCAGGCCGCGGCCGAGCGCAACGGCCTGCATCTCGGGCTGATCTATTGCGATCTCGATCATTTCAAGCAGGTCAACGACAAGTACGGCCACGCCGGCGGCGACCATGTGCTGTGGGAAAGCGCGCGCCGCATGAGCACGGCAGTGCGTCCGCAGGATGTGGTGACCCGTACCGGCGGCGAGGAGTTCGTCATTCTCGCGCAGGTGCACGATGAACAGGAGCTGCTGCAGATTGCCGAACGCATCCGCCTGGCCATCGCCAGCCAGCCGATGCAGCTGGAGCAGGCCGAGGTGCAACAGACCGTCAGCCTCGGCTGCACGCTACTGACCTCAGGCGAAAACGCCATGGACGCGCTCAAACGAGCCGATCAGGCGCTCTACCGAGCCAAACACAGCGGTCGCAACCGCAGTGAACTTGCCCCCGGAGCCCACTGA
- a CDS encoding endonuclease domain-containing protein — MTLLDNAKRLRHEMTDAEQRLWHYLRAHRFLGLKFKRQKPIGPYIVDFICTERWLVIELDGGQHQQQVQYDQQRQCFLESRGYRVLRFWNHQVLAETEAVLERIRLELGEQDDM; from the coding sequence ATGACCCTACTCGACAACGCCAAACGCCTTCGTCATGAGATGACTGATGCCGAGCAACGGCTTTGGCATTACCTGCGCGCTCATCGTTTCCTTGGCCTGAAGTTCAAACGGCAGAAGCCCATTGGCCCCTATATCGTCGACTTCATATGCACCGAACGCTGGTTGGTCATCGAGCTGGACGGTGGCCAACATCAACAGCAGGTGCAATACGATCAACAACGTCAGTGTTTTCTGGAAAGTCGAGGCTATCGTGTGCTGCGTTTCTGGAATCATCAGGTGCTGGCTGAAACCGAGGCTGTTCTTGAACGGATTCGCCTCGAACTCGGTGAGCAAGACGACATGTGA
- a CDS encoding MATE family efflux transporter, translating into MYALFEAWRHTPTQRKVWALAAPMILSNLSVPMVALVDTAVVGHLPHAHQLAAVAVGGSLYTLLTWAMGFLRMGSTGFAAQAVGREDGGALRQVLVQGLGLGVLLALLLGLLALPFSSAALSLMQPSAELDQLARQYFQIRLLGLPASLATYALIGWLLGTQSARGPLAILLTANLINVSLDLLFVLGLEWGVAGAAWASVIAEWSGALLGLWLARGALQHYPGQFDHSALKRWSNWRPLLAVNRDIFIRTLALQLVFFLITVQGTRLGDATVAANALLLNGLTLTAYALDGLAHAVEALSGHALGARDRNALRRSLLVAGIWSLLASAGFALFFLLGGHWFVGMLTDIAEVRELALNFLPYLALLPLLAVWSYLLDGLFIGATRAREMRDAMLLALALALPLGWLLRGMENHGLWLAFLLFMTLRSLVLGGYAWNLSRHDQWFVHFAVGDAPDAQRRASQQ; encoded by the coding sequence ATGTACGCCCTGTTCGAAGCCTGGCGCCACACCCCAACCCAGCGCAAGGTCTGGGCGCTGGCGGCGCCGATGATTCTCTCCAACCTCTCGGTGCCCATGGTGGCGCTGGTCGACACCGCCGTGGTCGGCCATCTGCCGCATGCTCACCAGCTCGCTGCGGTCGCAGTCGGAGGCAGCCTCTATACCCTGCTGACCTGGGCCATGGGCTTTCTGCGCATGGGCAGCACCGGTTTCGCCGCCCAGGCGGTAGGTCGCGAAGATGGTGGTGCGTTGCGCCAGGTGCTGGTGCAGGGGCTCGGCCTGGGCGTATTGCTGGCCCTGCTCCTCGGTTTGCTGGCCTTACCCTTCAGCAGTGCGGCGCTGAGCCTGATGCAGCCATCGGCCGAACTGGACCAGCTCGCGCGTCAGTATTTCCAGATTCGACTACTCGGCCTGCCCGCCAGCCTGGCGACCTATGCGCTGATCGGCTGGCTGCTGGGCACCCAGAGTGCCCGTGGCCCGCTGGCCATTCTGCTCACCGCCAACCTGATCAACGTGTCGCTGGATCTGCTGTTCGTGCTCGGCCTCGAATGGGGTGTGGCCGGCGCGGCCTGGGCCTCGGTGATCGCCGAATGGAGCGGCGCCCTGCTCGGCCTTTGGCTGGCCCGTGGCGCGCTGCAACACTACCCCGGCCAGTTCGATCACAGCGCGCTGAAACGCTGGAGCAACTGGCGCCCGTTGCTGGCAGTCAACCGCGACATCTTCATCCGCACCCTGGCGCTGCAGCTGGTGTTCTTCCTGATTACCGTGCAGGGCACGCGCCTGGGTGACGCCACCGTGGCAGCCAATGCCCTGCTGCTCAATGGCCTGACCCTTACAGCCTATGCCCTGGATGGCCTGGCACATGCCGTCGAAGCGCTGAGCGGGCACGCCCTTGGCGCGCGCGATCGCAATGCCCTGCGCCGCTCACTGCTGGTGGCCGGTATCTGGTCGCTACTGGCCAGCGCCGGCTTCGCGCTGTTTTTCCTCCTCGGTGGGCACTGGTTCGTCGGCATGCTCACCGACATTGCCGAGGTGCGCGAGCTGGCCCTGAACTTCCTGCCGTACCTGGCGCTGCTGCCCCTGCTGGCCGTGTGGAGCTATCTGCTCGACGGACTGTTCATCGGCGCAACACGAGCCCGGGAAATGCGCGACGCCATGCTCCTTGCCCTGGCGCTGGCGCTGCCACTGGGCTGGCTGCTGCGCGGCATGGAGAATCATGGGTTGTGGTTGGCATTTCTGCTCTTCATGACGCTACGAAGCCTGGTGCTGGGCGGCTATGCTTGGAACCTGAGCCGCCACGATCAGTGGTTCGTCCATTTCGCCGTAGGAGATGCCCCTGATGCTCAGCGCCGCGCTTCCCAGCAATGA
- a CDS encoding DUF2214 family protein — MATAFVAYLHYLSVFALFALLSIEHVLFKAPLDLSRARSLMITDLAYGICAVLVLVTGAARVLWFGKGTAYYLGNSLFHAKVGLFILVGLLSILPTVVFIKWRSAVKAGQAPEPGAQQVRLVTWSIRIELLLLLLIPLLAALMARGYGVIGN; from the coding sequence ATGGCTACTGCATTCGTCGCTTACCTGCACTACCTGTCGGTATTCGCCCTGTTCGCCCTGCTGAGCATCGAACATGTGCTGTTCAAGGCGCCTCTGGATCTGTCCCGCGCGCGCAGCCTGATGATCACCGACCTGGCCTACGGTATCTGCGCCGTGCTGGTGCTCGTCACCGGCGCCGCCCGTGTACTGTGGTTCGGCAAGGGCACTGCCTATTACCTGGGCAACAGCCTGTTTCACGCCAAGGTCGGGCTGTTCATCCTGGTCGGCCTGCTGTCCATCCTGCCCACGGTGGTCTTCATCAAATGGCGCAGCGCGGTGAAGGCCGGGCAGGCGCCCGAGCCAGGCGCACAGCAGGTACGCCTGGTGACCTGGAGCATTCGCATCGAGCTGCTGCTGTTGCTGCTGATCCCGCTGCTGGCCGCGCTGATGGCGCGCGGCTATGGGGTGATCGGCAACTGA
- the pbpC gene encoding peptidoglycan glycosyltransferase PbpC (penicillin-binding protein 1C) encodes MSYLTRRWLLILLLPLALLWLADRLFPLPLPEDDLARVVLAEDGTPLWRFADRDGVWRYPVTPDEVSPFYLEALLTYEDRWFRQHPGVNPLALGRAAWQNLTGGRVVSGGSTLSMQVARLLDPHDRDLPGKLKQLWRTAQLEWHLSKDEILALYLNRAPFGGTLQGVAAASWSYLGKPPSQLTRAEAALLAVLPQAPSRLRPDRHPERAQAARDKVLRRLGEFQVWPQTQVDEALEEPVFLAPRREPSLAPLLARRLNRAGSPPLIRTTLDAALQLRLEDLLLGWRARLPERTSAAILVVEHESMAVRAYLGSVDISDTSRFGHVDMVRALRSPGSTLKPFLYGMALDAGLIHSESLLQDVPRHYGDYRPGNFAAGFIGPVSASEALATSLNLPAVQLLEAYGPKRFAGELRSAGLPIRLPALAEPNLALILGGGGSRLESLVAGYSAFARGGMAAKPRLQPDDELRERRLLSPGSAWIIRRILSGQARPDRDPRAQLAQRPTLAWKTGTSYGFRDAWAIGVGPRHLIGIWIGRPDGTPVPGQFGLASAAPLLLQVHDLLVNRDSQLGVAAPVDKQPAEVGVAAICWPLGQPMSKDDPNCRRLRFAWTLEGTTPPTLQAADQPLGSGLRERYWVNAVGRRVGPGCTNAEARELALWPAPLEPWLPRRERRAARLPDIDPGCPPPVSSQVAPLSIVGVRDGDRLRRPQGNHEPLRLSLSALGGNGRRWWFLDGRPLGVSAQDAFFSHAFDSGRHQLSVLDEGGQTARLEFSVGP; translated from the coding sequence ATGTCCTACCTAACTCGCCGCTGGCTCCTCATCCTTCTACTTCCCCTTGCTCTGCTCTGGCTTGCCGACCGCCTCTTCCCGTTGCCACTGCCCGAAGACGATCTTGCCCGAGTGGTGCTCGCCGAGGACGGTACGCCGTTGTGGCGTTTCGCTGATCGTGACGGCGTATGGCGTTATCCGGTGACGCCGGACGAGGTCTCGCCCTTTTACCTCGAAGCACTGCTGACCTACGAGGATCGCTGGTTCCGCCAGCATCCCGGGGTCAACCCGCTGGCGCTGGGGCGCGCGGCCTGGCAGAACCTTACCGGAGGACGCGTGGTGTCCGGCGGCAGCACCCTGTCGATGCAGGTGGCGCGGCTGCTCGATCCGCATGACCGGGATCTGCCCGGCAAGCTCAAGCAATTGTGGCGCACCGCGCAACTGGAATGGCACCTGTCCAAGGACGAGATTCTCGCTCTCTATCTGAATCGCGCGCCTTTCGGTGGCACCTTGCAGGGCGTGGCCGCTGCCAGCTGGAGTTATCTGGGCAAACCGCCGAGCCAGCTCACCCGCGCCGAAGCAGCACTGCTCGCCGTGCTGCCGCAGGCGCCCAGTCGCTTGCGCCCGGATCGCCACCCGGAGCGGGCCCAGGCCGCTCGCGACAAGGTGTTGCGCCGCCTGGGCGAGTTTCAGGTATGGCCGCAGACTCAAGTGGATGAGGCGCTGGAGGAGCCGGTGTTCCTCGCCCCGCGCCGTGAACCGAGCCTGGCGCCTCTGCTGGCGCGGCGGCTGAACCGTGCCGGCAGCCCGCCGTTGATTCGCACCACTCTCGATGCCGCCTTGCAGCTGCGCCTTGAAGACCTGCTGCTGGGCTGGCGTGCGCGCCTGCCCGAGCGCACCTCGGCGGCAATTCTGGTGGTCGAGCACGAGAGCATGGCGGTACGTGCCTATCTCGGATCGGTGGATATCAGCGACACCTCGCGCTTCGGTCATGTCGACATGGTGCGTGCCCTGCGTTCGCCCGGCTCGACGCTAAAGCCCTTTCTCTACGGCATGGCGCTGGATGCCGGGCTGATCCATTCCGAATCACTGCTGCAGGACGTGCCGCGGCATTACGGCGACTACCGCCCCGGTAATTTCGCCGCCGGTTTCATCGGCCCAGTGTCGGCCAGCGAGGCGTTGGCCACCTCGCTCAACCTGCCCGCCGTGCAGCTGTTGGAAGCCTACGGGCCGAAACGCTTTGCCGGCGAGCTGCGCAGCGCGGGCCTGCCGATTCGCCTGCCGGCGCTGGCCGAGCCGAACCTGGCGCTGATTCTTGGCGGCGGTGGCTCGCGCCTGGAATCGCTGGTGGCCGGTTACAGCGCCTTCGCCCGTGGCGGCATGGCGGCCAAGCCGCGCCTGCAGCCCGATGACGAGCTGCGCGAGCGGCGCCTGTTGTCACCCGGTTCGGCCTGGATCATCCGGCGCATTCTCAGCGGCCAGGCGCGGCCCGACCGCGACCCGCGCGCGCAGCTGGCGCAGCGGCCCACGCTGGCCTGGAAGACCGGTACCAGCTACGGCTTTCGCGACGCCTGGGCCATTGGCGTCGGTCCGCGTCATCTGATCGGCATCTGGATCGGTCGACCGGACGGTACGCCAGTGCCCGGTCAGTTCGGTCTGGCCTCGGCCGCGCCGCTGTTGCTGCAGGTGCATGACCTGCTGGTCAATCGCGACAGCCAGCTTGGCGTCGCGGCGCCGGTCGATAAGCAGCCAGCCGAGGTTGGCGTAGCCGCGATCTGTTGGCCGCTGGGGCAGCCGATGAGCAAGGACGATCCCAACTGCCGGCGCCTGCGCTTCGCCTGGACACTGGAGGGGACCACGCCACCCACCTTGCAGGCCGCCGATCAGCCGCTGGGCAGCGGCCTGCGTGAACGCTACTGGGTCAATGCCGTGGGGCGTCGCGTCGGTCCCGGTTGTACAAACGCCGAGGCGCGCGAGCTGGCCTTGTGGCCGGCGCCGCTGGAGCCCTGGTTGCCCCGGCGGGAGCGGCGTGCCGCGCGCTTGCCGGATATCGATCCAGGCTGCCCGCCACCGGTCAGCAGCCAGGTCGCACCGCTATCCATCGTCGGCGTGCGTGATGGCGATCGCCTGAGACGGCCACAGGGCAATCACGAACCTTTGCGCCTCAGTCTGTCCGCACTGGGTGGCAATGGCCGGCGCTGGTGGTTTCTCGATGGCCGACCGCTGGGCGTCAGTGCCCAGGATGCGTTCTTCAGTCATGCCTTCGACAGCGGCAGGCACCAGCTCAGTGTGCTAGATGAGGGCGGCCAGACCGCTCGTCTGGAATTCAGCGTAGGGCCCTGA